The sequence TGGGGACGCTCACCTTTCTCCTTTTTGAACGGAAAATAGCCCTCCCATGGATGGTAACATTCACCGTTTTCACTGTGGGCTCGTCAATTGCCACCTGGGCTGGTATGATTCCTTATGCCCCCATCTATGCAGCGTCCGCTTTTAGCGGTGGGAAGATCGAGACATATTATTTTGTCGGGACCTTGGCGTTTGTGATGGTGGTCTTTCTTCTAATGCTTCTCCTTGCCGCCTATATATTCACCCGGTGGAGAGATCGGGAGACAAAGGTGGCTGAAATGACAGATCTTCTAAAAAAGATGTTTGGCCGATATCTATCCACAGAGGTCATGAACTCACTGATTGAGAATCCGCTTGCCCTTGAATTGGGGGGAGAGAAACGGCGGGTAACAATCATGATGACGGATTTGAGGGGCTTTACCGCCCTGTCGGAGCGTCTTGAACCAGAGCGCGTAGTTCAGTTGCTCAATTCCTATTTCGAAGTAATGGTGGAGGAGGTTCTAAAATACAACGGTACGATAAATGAAATTATCGGCGACGCACTGCTTGTCATTTTTGGTGCACCAAAGGAAATGCCGGATCGTGTGGAGCAGGCCATCGCCTGTGCCATTGAAATGCAGAACGCGATGGTGCGGGTGAACAAGGAGAACCGTACCAATGGTTTTCCCGAACTTGAAATGGGAATTGGCCTAAACGAGGCGGAGGTAATCGTCGGAAACATTGGATCGAGCAAGCGAAGCAAGTATGCCGTGGTAGGCAGCGGGGTGAATATGACCAGCCGGATTGAATCTTACACCGTCGGAGGGCAGATACTCATTTCGGAATCGGCCCTCAATCAGGCGGGTGAGATTTTGCGCATTGACGACCAGCATGAGGTGTTTCCCAAGGGAGCCGAAACACCGTTAAAGATATACGAAATTGGTGGTATTGGTGGCCGCTTCAATCTCGCCTTGGAGGAGAAAGACCCGGCCCTGGTTATTCTGGCACGGCCGATTCCAATGAGGTACACGGTGCTGGCAGGCAAGCACGTGGGGAAAAAAGGCATTGAGGGCTTTATGGTCAGGCTTTCTAAGAAATGTGCTGAGATTACCCTAGACGAACCGATTGAGCTGTTGAACAACCTGAAAATGAACCTAGGAGAAGTGGACCAAGAACTAATGGGAAAGGATTTCTATGGAAAGATCATAGGGCAATCGGGAGAGAACAGCCGTTCGCACGTGGTTCGATTCACCTCGGTACCAGCAGAGGTCAGATCTTATTTTCAGGCGCATCGGCAACATGCCAGCTGATGCAGGGCCGGCTGATTGTGTGTCAAATTTAGTTGACACACATCATGTTGCGGATCGCGTCGGGTGCCGAATCCCTTGATGAAAAGGGTGTAAAGGTAATTATCAGAGGTCAGGACCTGAGAATATGAATAATCTGTTTGAATATTTCGGACAAATACATAGACGCAGCCTGTAAGAAGTCCAGATCAGTATAATCGCTTATGTGTATAGGAATAAAAAATGAAGATATATAAGTTCAGAGTTTCTATTATAGGAATCCCAAAGCTGTATCGAATAATCGAGGCTTCCGAGAATTGCACTTTTAATGATTTTCACGATGTGATTTTCCAAGCATTTGACAGGTACGATGAGCACCTTTATTCATTTTTTATCACCCGAAAGGACACCAAGAATATTCGGAACATTTATGATGCTCCAGAAATAACGCATCCCATGAATGTTGAAGATATAATGGGTTTTGACAAAAGGAAGCCATCTACAGCAAACACTCGAATTGGCGATGTC comes from Thermodesulfobacteriota bacterium and encodes:
- a CDS encoding adenylate/guanylate cyclase domain-containing protein, translated to MEGTWVQRFLSVAFPWVFTFVAVVLLLRNNRKNKNPLEWSLVDRCLLLIALFCFVGGASNLVMGIAESIYFERLFWINWDFAQPYYHINRSIGLPWILFLLFGLWLRRRSPENRAFAHTVIQYNAVHVSFICYIFGPVTHPGPFLLGMALGTLTFLLFERKIALPWMVTFTVFTVGSSIATWAGMIPYAPIYAASAFSGGKIETYYFVGTLAFVMVVFLLMLLLAAYIFTRWRDRETKVAEMTDLLKKMFGRYLSTEVMNSLIENPLALELGGEKRRVTIMMTDLRGFTALSERLEPERVVQLLNSYFEVMVEEVLKYNGTINEIIGDALLVIFGAPKEMPDRVEQAIACAIEMQNAMVRVNKENRTNGFPELEMGIGLNEAEVIVGNIGSSKRSKYAVVGSGVNMTSRIESYTVGGQILISESALNQAGEILRIDDQHEVFPKGAETPLKIYEIGGIGGRFNLALEEKDPALVILARPIPMRYTVLAGKHVGKKGIEGFMVRLSKKCAEITLDEPIELLNNLKMNLGEVDQELMGKDFYGKIIGQSGENSRSHVVRFTSVPAEVRSYFQAHRQHAS
- a CDS encoding plasmid pRiA4b ORF-3 family protein: MKIYKFRVSIIGIPKLYRIIEASENCTFNDFHDVIFQAFDRYDEHLYSFFITRKDTKNIRNIYDAPEITHPMNVEDIMGFDKRKPSTANTRIGDVGLNKNDVFHYLFDFGDDWWHRIKVQNISETKSKKKHIKLIKSAGESPPQYPDYDDYDEEYE